A portion of the bacterium genome contains these proteins:
- a CDS encoding EAL domain-containing protein produces MNDPQLDASALVPMPVEAFTARLAEDVAGHVRLALPRIGRLHREGLEQALSQDGGEALSRTLLRRVDDCVTGFGASELNEQALDRVALERDLRGALAQRAFHLHYQPKVNAGTGRIVGVEALMRWRHPERGLVSPAEFIPIAEQCGLIIPMTEWVLQTACEQHMDWRRNGLAPVRVSVNLSGRHFASEGLVERVEATLRATGMAPEQLELELTESSLMENVEGAIAQLDALRHSGVTLSLDDFGTGYSSLAYLKRFPIQTLKIDQSFVRDLPNSRDDAAIVSTIIAMARSLGLDTVAEGVEAHEQVAFLRAMGCRIMQGYRFYRPLSPEILEELLPRAAAGAGFSSRGWL; encoded by the coding sequence ATGAACGACCCGCAGCTTGATGCTTCCGCCCTGGTCCCCATGCCGGTCGAGGCCTTCACGGCTCGGCTCGCCGAGGACGTGGCGGGCCATGTGCGCCTGGCGCTGCCGCGCATCGGGCGCCTCCATCGCGAGGGCCTCGAGCAGGCGCTTTCGCAGGACGGCGGGGAGGCCCTGAGCCGGACTCTGCTGCGCCGGGTGGACGACTGCGTGACCGGGTTCGGCGCAAGCGAACTGAACGAGCAGGCGCTCGATCGCGTCGCCCTGGAGCGGGACCTGCGCGGCGCCCTGGCGCAGCGGGCCTTCCACCTGCACTACCAGCCCAAGGTGAACGCGGGCACCGGCCGGATCGTCGGGGTCGAGGCCCTCATGCGCTGGCGCCATCCCGAGCGGGGGCTGGTCTCGCCGGCCGAGTTCATCCCCATCGCCGAGCAGTGCGGCCTCATCATCCCCATGACCGAGTGGGTCTTGCAGACGGCTTGCGAGCAGCACATGGACTGGCGCCGGAACGGCCTGGCCCCCGTCAGGGTCTCGGTCAATCTCTCGGGCCGCCACTTCGCCTCGGAGGGTCTGGTTGAGCGCGTCGAGGCCACCCTCCGCGCGACGGGCATGGCCCCGGAGCAGCTGGAGCTGGAGCTCACCGAGAGCAGCCTGATGGAGAACGTGGAGGGCGCCATCGCCCAGCTCGACGCCCTGAGGCACTCGGGGGTGACCCTGTCGCTCGATGACTTCGGCACCGGCTACTCGTCCCTCGCCTACCTCAAGCGCTTCCCCATCCAGACCCTCAAGATCGATCAATCGTTCGTGCGCGACCTGCCCAACAGCCGCGACGACGCGGCGATCGTCTCGACCATCATCGCCATGGCGCGGAGCCTCGGCCTCGACACGGTCGCCGAGGGAGTCGAGGCGCACGAGCAGGTCGCCTTCCTGCGGGCCATGGGCTGCCGGATCATGCAGGGCTATCGCTTCTACCGGCCCCTCTCGCCGGAGATCCTCGAAGAGCTGTTGCCAAGGGCGGCGGCGGGGGCCGGCTTTAGCAGCAGGGGCTGGCTTTAA
- a CDS encoding response regulator transcription factor — translation MLDTAPEPGARILLVDDERDLLAMLHEWLSHFGYQTRTASNTLEAVALFKQEPFDVVVTDLKMPGLDGLQLLSLFKELDARTEVIILSGQGTMEDAIQALRGGRAFDFLQKPLRDLHKLNHAIEQALARRRRKAPVLPTPMVLEALTEREREIVAWLAQGLNNREIADRICLSDKTIKNHLSRIYDKLGVNNRTQAVLLCQQLGMVE, via the coding sequence ATGCTTGATACCGCACCCGAACCCGGCGCTCGCATCCTGCTCGTGGATGACGAGCGCGACCTGCTCGCGATGCTCCACGAGTGGCTGAGCCACTTCGGCTACCAGACCCGAACAGCCTCCAACACCCTCGAAGCCGTGGCGCTCTTCAAGCAGGAGCCCTTCGACGTCGTGGTCACCGACCTCAAGATGCCGGGGCTCGACGGCTTGCAGTTGCTCTCGCTGTTCAAGGAGCTCGACGCGCGCACCGAGGTGATCATCCTCTCGGGCCAGGGCACCATGGAGGACGCCATCCAGGCGCTGCGCGGAGGCCGGGCCTTCGACTTCCTCCAGAAGCCCCTGCGGGACCTGCACAAGCTCAACCACGCCATCGAGCAGGCCCTGGCGCGGCGCCGGCGCAAGGCCCCCGTCCTGCCGACGCCGATGGTGCTCGAAGCGCTCACCGAGCGCGAACGCGAGATCGTCGCCTGGCTCGCCCAGGGGCTCAACAACCGCGAGATCGCCGATCGGATCTGCCTCAGCGACAAGACCATCAAGAACCACCTCTCGCGCATCTACGACAAGCTCGGCGTGAACAACCGCACCCAGGCGGTGCTCCTCTGCCAGCAGCTCGGCATGGTCGAGTGA
- a CDS encoding HAMP domain-containing histidine kinase, giving the protein MPCNQPDQPLGSGVCAETGAHPERFLNTVSHGLRSPLTAIIAATELLLHASGPLTERQRRHAERVRANSQDMHDRVSDLLELSLHQADRVTLHLRPFDLEACAAEAIASIRPLALAQGVEVIHAPSAHPVTCRVDAARIVHLLRNLLSNAIRHTPTGGQIRLSREVQGAWIVHRIEDTGCGIAPARLETLFEPFYQGRSEGGDRLGIGLNVCRAIVERHGGTLSVESILGIGSSFSFTLPHPAGDEA; this is encoded by the coding sequence ATGCCGTGCAACCAACCAGACCAGCCTCTCGGCTCCGGCGTCTGCGCGGAGACCGGAGCGCATCCTGAGCGCTTTCTCAACACGGTCTCGCACGGCCTACGCTCGCCGCTCACCGCCATCATCGCCGCCACCGAGCTCCTGCTGCACGCGAGCGGCCCGCTCACCGAGCGCCAGCGCCGTCACGCCGAGCGGGTCCGCGCCAACTCCCAGGACATGCACGACCGGGTGAGCGACTTGCTCGAGCTGAGCCTCCACCAGGCGGATCGCGTCACCCTGCACCTGCGCCCCTTTGACCTGGAGGCGTGTGCCGCCGAGGCGATCGCAAGCATCCGCCCCCTCGCGCTGGCGCAAGGGGTCGAGGTGATCCACGCCCCGAGCGCGCACCCCGTCACCTGCCGGGTGGATGCGGCGCGCATCGTCCACCTGCTGCGCAACCTCCTCTCCAACGCGATCCGCCACACGCCGACCGGCGGCCAGATACGCCTCAGCCGCGAGGTGCAGGGCGCCTGGATCGTCCACCGGATCGAAGACACCGGCTGCGGGATCGCCCCCGCCAGGCTCGAGACCCTGTTCGAGCCCTTCTACCAGGGCCGGAGCGAAGGGGGCGATCGCCTGGGCATCGGCCTCAACGTCTGCCGCGCCATCGTGGAGCGCCACGGGGGCACCCTCTCCGTCGAGAGCATCCTGGGGATCGGCAGCAGCTTCAGCTTCACCCTGCCCCACCCCGCAGGCGACGAGGCCTAA
- a CDS encoding HAMP domain-containing protein → MLNALRKLAWVRDWPLRYLLVGLVLLLVAGALLPSVAALLLLTESPRTELLQARMALAGEQGSAAIERRLHAVLAYAQHLGTDYPELGAYLRVPDVAARADLERRLLLSLLEGRHLASAFVLTRSGGVVLGVGKLEQAERLAATPAFRRAIAGHPALTEVLRDRTGKHPTYAAMAPVRANPGGPVLGVAVLADRLDGVIGTIVDRGAGQVAPGSFWVLVDAPTQGEGPATEALHPFPLTPAEREALAQRAGVHLTRLEHQPWGLSVVVPVEVARARRWEELGWGAVLVLMGLGTVYLLARVFARRLLRALVALQRVALRWRRGDLAARAPVEGCQEVTELATAFNLMAEELQERTASLQAGVRERTYELLVRNEALRESRRRLARTQAIAGIGTWEVDIESDKWTGCAELFRMLELNPSALPSKDNWIEAMPLPEDRRRYWRMIEAALAGRQGLADEVRLVLPSGAEKVFRMQVEAVLDPTGRPERLVSTMQDVTHQKRLEEALRAQHVELRELDGLKTRLINAVSHDLRGPASSVRGYADFLLAGLGGPLTAEQRAFVERILRGSLQLEHLIDDLLELALLEAGAFRLALAEGDLGQVIREAAEGLAPLAVQKHLEVAFDLPPALPVASFDARRIERVVVNLLQNALKFTPEGGRVRVQLWREGDGLRCEVEDTGPGIAPQDLPKLFRHFSELGTGQGQGGLGLGLSICKAVVEAHGGDIGVRSTPDEGATFWFWLPLAPQEPRAV, encoded by the coding sequence ATGCTTAACGCACTTCGCAAACTCGCCTGGGTTCGAGACTGGCCGCTGCGCTATCTGCTCGTGGGCCTGGTCTTGCTCTTGGTCGCAGGTGCCTTGCTGCCATCCGTGGCCGCCCTGCTGCTGCTCACCGAGAGCCCCCGGACGGAGTTGCTCCAGGCGCGGATGGCGCTGGCTGGAGAACAGGGAAGCGCTGCAATCGAGCGCCGGCTGCACGCGGTACTGGCTTACGCCCAACACCTGGGGACGGACTACCCGGAGCTCGGGGCGTACCTCCGGGTGCCGGACGTGGCGGCCCGGGCGGATCTGGAGCGGCGGCTCCTGCTGTCGTTGCTCGAGGGGCGGCACCTCGCGAGCGCTTTCGTCCTGACACGGAGCGGCGGCGTGGTGCTCGGCGTGGGCAAGCTGGAGCAAGCCGAGCGCCTCGCGGCGACCCCCGCCTTTCGCCGCGCGATCGCAGGTCACCCGGCCCTGACCGAGGTGCTGCGCGATCGCACGGGCAAGCATCCCACCTACGCCGCCATGGCGCCGGTGCGCGCCAACCCGGGCGGGCCGGTGCTCGGGGTGGCGGTGCTCGCCGATCGCCTCGACGGTGTCATCGGCACGATCGTCGATCGCGGCGCGGGTCAGGTGGCGCCGGGCAGCTTCTGGGTGCTGGTCGACGCGCCCACCCAGGGCGAGGGGCCGGCCACCGAGGCGCTGCATCCCTTCCCCCTGACCCCTGCCGAGCGCGAGGCACTCGCGCAGCGCGCCGGCGTTCACCTTACCCGCTTGGAGCACCAGCCCTGGGGGCTCTCGGTGGTGGTGCCCGTGGAGGTCGCCCGTGCGCGGCGTTGGGAGGAGCTGGGCTGGGGGGCGGTGCTTGTCCTCATGGGCCTCGGCACGGTCTACCTGCTCGCACGCGTCTTCGCCAGGCGCCTCTTGCGGGCGCTCGTGGCCCTGCAGCGCGTGGCCCTGCGGTGGCGGCGCGGGGACCTGGCGGCGCGGGCGCCGGTCGAGGGCTGTCAGGAGGTGACGGAGCTCGCCACGGCCTTCAACCTGATGGCCGAGGAGCTCCAAGAACGTACCGCCTCGCTGCAGGCCGGCGTGCGCGAGCGGACCTACGAGTTGCTGGTCCGCAACGAGGCCCTGCGCGAGAGTCGGCGTCGCTTGGCCCGCACCCAAGCGATCGCAGGGATCGGGACCTGGGAGGTGGATATTGAAAGCGACAAGTGGACGGGCTGCGCCGAACTGTTTCGCATGCTCGAATTGAATCCGTCGGCGCTTCCGTCTAAGGATAACTGGATCGAGGCCATGCCCTTGCCGGAGGACCGCAGGCGCTATTGGCGCATGATCGAAGCCGCCCTCGCGGGGCGCCAGGGTCTGGCCGACGAGGTCCGGCTGGTGCTGCCGAGCGGTGCCGAGAAGGTCTTCCGGATGCAGGTGGAGGCGGTCCTGGACCCGACAGGGCGCCCCGAGCGGCTCGTCTCGACGATGCAGGACGTCACCCACCAGAAGCGCCTCGAAGAGGCGCTGCGGGCGCAGCATGTCGAGCTTCGCGAGCTCGACGGCCTCAAGACCCGCCTGATCAACGCCGTCTCCCACGACCTGCGCGGGCCCGCCTCGTCGGTGCGAGGCTACGCCGACTTCCTGCTGGCAGGTCTCGGCGGCCCACTGACGGCCGAGCAGCGCGCCTTCGTCGAGCGGATCCTGCGGGGCAGCCTACAACTCGAGCACCTCATCGACGACCTGCTCGAGCTGGCCCTGCTGGAGGCCGGCGCCTTCCGACTGGCCTTGGCCGAGGGCGATCTCGGGCAGGTGATCCGCGAGGCCGCCGAGGGTCTCGCTCCGCTCGCGGTGCAGAAGCATCTCGAGGTGGCGTTCGACTTGCCTCCCGCCCTCCCCGTGGCCAGCTTCGACGCTCGGCGCATCGAGCGGGTGGTCGTCAATCTGCTGCAGAACGCCCTCAAGTTCACTCCCGAGGGCGGGCGCGTCCGGGTGCAGCTCTGGAGGGAGGGGGACGGCCTGCGGTGTGAGGTGGAGGACACCGGGCCCGGGATTGCTCCGCAGGACTTGCCCAAGCTGTTCCGTCACTTCAGCGAGCTCGGGACCGGGCAGGGGCAAGGCGGTCTCGGCCTGGGGCTGAGCATTTGCAAGGCCGTGGTCGAGGCCCATGGGGGCGACATCGGGGTGCGCAGCACGCCGGACGAAGGAGCGACCTTCTGGTTTTGGCTGCCGCTGGCCCCGCAGGAGCCGCGCGCGGTTTAG
- a CDS encoding HAMP domain-containing protein, with protein sequence MLLLVAGIIALASVIAMYAVVSGREADEAVRAMTRHAAQGLAEEADAYLEELEGWATTIGATMPEPRRALVEGWDSAPRARLLALVERSGYAGLMVFSPAGRVVLRVGEAERPDLLVAGPEFEAALAGQTRVTDPYMDLASRERYVAALAPVREPAFGRVVGVCVLAANVRTLEATLLRGALALPGSSHVSLFDGQKICLIHTLRPWLVGGAASRSPAAEEQTLRRALRYGILTERMLQRSADFPLNERIEAELLQAPGLGVFSQASSAGSGPQGLVFEVALRSQPWLLRLAVQENPYRVPFMQALAFDAGGLSLILLGVASVSLAGMKALLRPFQTIKRTAAAWAQGDFSERIPAYGANELGQLAEACNHMASELERHTAGLESLVQERTEALVRVNEALSQSERRLAEAQGLARIGEYERDPQGRGLRLGETACRLFGLTPEGVAPTLEALLRVVHPNDREAFARFYRGAERHEGRAFDCRLLLPDGTLRELRAREEAGVGADPRLMGTFQDVSAVKQLERELLAQNAQLVELDRLKRLFVHSISYDLREPLTVIWGYLEFLEEGLGGTPLPAQQRYLAQIARACHRLQYLLEDLLDYARLDSGRFELDRAGGDFCRVVRDAGTGLAPQFVQAELDLHLELPPAPLIVLMDADRLERVLVNLLTNAIKFTPAGGSVRVRAGVEGRCLRCEVEDSGEGIVPEEVPLLFRHFTQLELGIRRGGSGLGLSICKAIVEAHGGEVGVRSTPGRGSVFWFCLPFDASVPSGDGPRGREVEGIDA encoded by the coding sequence GTGCTGCTGCTGGTGGCCGGGATCATCGCCCTGGCATCGGTCATTGCCATGTATGCCGTCGTGAGCGGCCGGGAGGCCGATGAGGCCGTCCGGGCCATGACGCGGCATGCCGCCCAGGGCTTGGCCGAGGAGGCCGACGCTTATCTCGAGGAGCTCGAAGGGTGGGCGACGACCATTGGCGCCACCATGCCCGAGCCCCGTCGCGCGCTCGTCGAAGGCTGGGATTCGGCCCCGCGGGCCCGGCTCCTCGCGCTGGTCGAGCGTTCCGGCTACGCGGGCCTGATGGTCTTCTCGCCGGCCGGGAGGGTGGTGTTGAGGGTCGGCGAGGCCGAGCGCCCCGACCTGCTGGTGGCCGGTCCGGAGTTCGAAGCGGCGCTTGCGGGCCAGACCCGGGTCACGGACCCGTATATGGACCTGGCGAGCCGTGAGCGCTACGTCGCGGCCCTCGCCCCGGTGCGCGAACCGGCCTTCGGGCGGGTGGTCGGGGTCTGCGTGTTGGCCGCCAACGTCAGGACCCTCGAGGCCACCCTCCTGCGAGGGGCCCTCGCCTTGCCGGGTTCGAGCCACGTGAGCCTGTTCGATGGGCAAAAGATTTGCCTGATCCATACCCTTCGCCCTTGGCTGGTGGGGGGAGCCGCCAGCCGATCACCGGCGGCCGAGGAGCAGACCCTGCGGCGCGCGCTGCGCTACGGCATCCTCACGGAGCGTATGCTGCAGCGTTCGGCCGATTTTCCCCTCAACGAGCGGATCGAGGCGGAGCTGCTGCAAGCCCCCGGTCTCGGTGTCTTTTCTCAGGCCTCGTCGGCCGGGTCCGGCCCTCAGGGCTTGGTGTTCGAGGTCGCGCTTCGCAGCCAGCCGTGGCTGCTGCGCCTGGCGGTCCAGGAGAACCCTTACCGGGTGCCGTTCATGCAGGCGCTCGCCTTCGATGCGGGGGGGCTGTCGCTCATCCTGCTGGGGGTTGCGAGCGTGTCGCTGGCGGGGATGAAGGCCCTCTTGCGCCCGTTCCAGACCATCAAGCGCACGGCTGCGGCCTGGGCCCAGGGGGATTTTTCCGAGCGGATCCCCGCGTACGGGGCCAACGAGCTGGGCCAGCTGGCGGAGGCATGCAACCACATGGCCTCGGAGCTCGAGCGCCACACGGCGGGCCTGGAAAGCCTGGTGCAGGAGCGGACCGAGGCGCTCGTCCGGGTCAACGAGGCCCTCAGCCAGAGCGAACGCCGTTTGGCCGAGGCGCAGGGCCTGGCGCGGATCGGCGAGTACGAGCGCGACCCCCAGGGGCGTGGTCTGCGCCTCGGGGAGACGGCATGCCGCTTGTTCGGCCTGACGCCGGAGGGGGTGGCGCCGACTCTGGAGGCGCTGCTGCGGGTCGTTCACCCGAATGATCGCGAGGCCTTCGCGCGTTTCTACCGTGGCGCCGAGCGCCACGAGGGGCGCGCCTTCGATTGCCGCCTGCTGCTGCCGGACGGGACGCTGCGGGAGCTGCGCGCCCGCGAGGAGGCCGGGGTGGGAGCCGATCCCCGTCTGATGGGGACGTTCCAGGACGTGAGCGCGGTCAAGCAGCTCGAGCGCGAGTTGCTCGCGCAGAATGCGCAGCTGGTCGAGCTGGATCGCCTCAAGCGTCTCTTCGTCCACTCGATCTCGTACGACCTGCGGGAGCCGCTCACCGTCATCTGGGGCTATCTTGAGTTCCTCGAAGAGGGCCTCGGCGGGACCCCCTTGCCCGCGCAGCAGCGCTACCTGGCGCAGATCGCGCGCGCCTGCCACCGTCTGCAGTACCTCCTCGAGGACCTCCTGGACTACGCGCGCCTCGACTCGGGTCGCTTCGAGCTGGATCGCGCGGGGGGCGACTTTTGTCGGGTCGTGCGGGATGCCGGTACGGGGCTTGCGCCGCAGTTCGTCCAGGCGGAGCTCGACTTGCACCTGGAGCTGCCGCCAGCGCCGCTGATCGTCCTGATGGACGCTGACCGCCTGGAGCGAGTCCTGGTCAACCTGCTCACCAACGCGATCAAGTTCACCCCCGCCGGCGGTAGCGTCCGGGTTCGGGCGGGGGTCGAGGGTCGGTGCCTGCGGTGCGAGGTGGAGGACTCGGGCGAGGGAATCGTCCCGGAGGAAGTCCCGCTGCTCTTTCGGCACTTCACCCAGCTCGAACTGGGCATTCGCAGGGGGGGAAGCGGGCTGGGGCTCAGCATCTGCAAGGCGATCGTGGAGGCGCACGGCGGCGAGGTCGGCGTCCGGAGCACCCCGGGCCGCGGCTCGGTGTTCTGGTTTTGCCTGCCCTTCGATGCGTCGGTGCCGAGCGGGGACGGGCCTCGAGGCAGGGAGGTCGAGGGGATCGATGCTTAA
- a CDS encoding sensor histidine kinase, whose protein sequence is MPHAPQPNRHPSLWPVVLAAGLGGALLNCLPVPLMPGVHSLFGTTLAFAVALNFGPVPGMLAAAIALLPTIVIWLHPYAIFPMTIEVGAVAWLSRRWPPLSAILLYWLLFGWVFNWGYYRFYLGWDPNILVPLLLKQMLNSWLNVLFALLLLTFWPRREPWTRWLALSPGRLPLKRVLQLVLMAVAAVPIFLAGSLYGRSLWEREEERQRALQSAELAMLSQGGQGYLKEHQDAVRTVAVLLSRADLSRSEEQFLLEATHRSVPGFVNLYIGSPKGKALLFYPPLGPGGTNPIGQDFSDRPYFHALRAGRSAVVSDVFLGRGGTAEPIVVLGEPIHRAGRFAGYVSGAVDLAHLANGMGHPGPYTAINLVDASGRYVATSHGASWTLKPARIPFDYRSQAGITQTEYVPELTRMSIAQAFERQLVSYTTLPGLGWILWIETSVLAVQERMQASYLGILGGMVLGVLAAFGLSVLLARVLSRPLLVLAQDSQAFARGDAHALRGEALPAVEELAGLTTNLREMAAIVRMKQEELAEQVRARTLELEEANERLLELDRLKGEFLNSASHELRTPLASIVGYSEFLEDEIGGPITPQQREFIHQIQAGSARLRRIVDDMLDFARLEAGTFSLQRADVELGGIIQDAVRMLQPQAREAHLTLEATPLVPPLTLSIDAQRIGQVLLNLMGNSLKFTPAGGRITVSAKRLDGEVRVEVCDTGIGIAPEHQRALFRKFYQVDSSSTRAHGGAGLGLAISKALVEAHGGRIGLESAPGEGSVFWFTLPIVQT, encoded by the coding sequence ATGCCTCACGCGCCGCAACCCAACCGGCATCCCTCCCTGTGGCCCGTGGTCCTCGCGGCGGGTCTGGGCGGGGCGTTGCTCAATTGTCTGCCGGTGCCGCTGATGCCGGGGGTTCACAGCCTCTTCGGCACGACCCTGGCCTTCGCGGTGGCCCTCAACTTCGGCCCGGTGCCCGGGATGCTCGCGGCCGCTATCGCCTTGCTGCCGACGATCGTGATCTGGCTGCATCCTTACGCCATCTTCCCCATGACGATCGAGGTCGGGGCCGTGGCCTGGCTTTCGCGTCGTTGGCCGCCCCTTTCGGCGATTCTGCTTTATTGGCTGCTCTTCGGCTGGGTCTTCAACTGGGGGTACTACCGGTTCTATCTCGGCTGGGATCCCAACATCCTCGTGCCCTTGCTCCTCAAGCAGATGCTGAACAGCTGGCTGAACGTGCTCTTTGCGCTGCTGCTGCTGACCTTCTGGCCGCGCAGGGAGCCATGGACGCGCTGGCTTGCTCTTTCGCCGGGCCGCCTTCCCCTCAAGCGGGTCCTGCAACTGGTTCTCATGGCGGTCGCGGCGGTGCCGATCTTCCTGGCGGGCAGCCTGTACGGGCGATCGCTCTGGGAGCGCGAGGAGGAGCGGCAGCGCGCGCTCCAGAGCGCGGAGCTTGCGATGCTCAGCCAGGGGGGCCAGGGCTACCTGAAGGAGCACCAGGACGCGGTCCGCACGGTGGCGGTCCTCCTCTCCCGCGCGGACCTCTCGCGATCCGAGGAGCAGTTCCTGCTCGAGGCGACCCATCGCAGCGTGCCCGGCTTCGTCAACCTCTACATCGGAAGCCCCAAGGGCAAGGCCCTGCTCTTCTATCCTCCCTTGGGCCCCGGCGGCACCAATCCCATCGGCCAGGACTTCTCGGATCGCCCCTATTTCCATGCCTTGCGCGCGGGGCGCTCCGCCGTGGTCTCGGACGTGTTCCTCGGGCGGGGCGGTACGGCCGAGCCCATCGTGGTGCTGGGCGAGCCCATCCACCGTGCGGGCCGCTTTGCGGGCTACGTCTCGGGGGCGGTCGATCTGGCGCACCTGGCGAACGGGATGGGCCACCCGGGCCCGTACACTGCGATCAACCTGGTGGATGCGAGTGGCCGCTACGTCGCTACCTCCCATGGAGCGAGTTGGACGCTGAAGCCGGCGCGGATCCCCTTCGACTACCGCTCCCAGGCCGGCATTACCCAGACCGAGTACGTGCCCGAACTCACCCGCATGAGCATCGCACAGGCCTTCGAACGGCAGCTGGTCAGCTATACCACCCTGCCCGGGCTCGGCTGGATCCTCTGGATCGAGACCTCGGTCCTGGCGGTGCAGGAACGCATGCAGGCGAGCTATCTCGGCATCCTGGGCGGGATGGTGCTCGGGGTTCTCGCCGCTTTCGGCCTGAGTGTCCTGTTGGCCCGAGTCCTTTCCAGGCCGCTCCTGGTCCTGGCGCAAGACAGCCAGGCGTTTGCCCGTGGGGATGCGCATGCCTTGCGCGGGGAGGCGCTGCCGGCGGTCGAGGAGCTCGCCGGGTTGACGACCAACCTGCGCGAGATGGCGGCCATCGTGCGCATGAAGCAGGAAGAGCTGGCCGAGCAGGTCCGGGCCCGGACCTTGGAGCTTGAGGAGGCCAACGAGCGACTGCTTGAGCTGGATCGCCTCAAGGGTGAGTTCCTCAACTCGGCCTCGCACGAGCTCAGGACCCCACTGGCCTCGATCGTGGGGTACTCCGAGTTCCTGGAGGATGAGATCGGAGGGCCCATCACCCCCCAGCAGCGGGAGTTCATCCACCAGATCCAGGCGGGATCGGCGCGTCTGCGGCGGATCGTGGACGACATGCTCGACTTCGCCCGCCTTGAGGCGGGGACCTTCTCGCTCCAGCGGGCCGACGTCGAGCTGGGCGGCATCATCCAGGACGCAGTGCGCATGCTGCAGCCCCAGGCCCGCGAGGCCCATCTCACCCTGGAGGCCACCCCGCTCGTGCCGCCGCTGACCCTGTCCATCGACGCGCAGCGCATCGGCCAGGTCCTGCTCAACCTCATGGGGAACTCCCTCAAGTTCACCCCGGCCGGCGGCCGGATCACGGTGAGCGCCAAGCGCCTGGACGGCGAGGTCCGCGTCGAGGTGTGCGACACGGGGATCGGCATCGCCCCCGAGCACCAGCGGGCCTTGTTCCGGAAGTTCTACCAGGTGGATTCCAGCTCGACCCGCGCCCACGGCGGCGCCGGGCTGGGCCTTGCGATATCGAAGGCTCTGGTCGAGGCCCACGGGGGCCGGATCGGGCTCGAAAGCGCGCCGGGAGAGGGCAGCGTCTTCTGGTTCACCCTGCCCATCGTCCAAACGTAA
- a CDS encoding NADH-quinone oxidoreductase subunit N — protein MNMEIHWLSIMPIIITVVAGLALTFFRTPALLGGISLSALALAAMTAGIDLIQSPAGFKRVLFHGVVTFDAYSHFFTLLLLGCAALTLVAAWAYFPREKMAQSEVYSLLMLSLSGMLILPAATHLITVFIAIEIMSIAIYALVGARRLDVKGNESSVKYFLLGAFASGIILYGIALTYGAAGSAHFDGLRAFAASPDAAKLPLFIAGIAMLIIGFGFKVAAAPFHAWTPDVYEGAPAPITGFMSTAVKAASFAFILRTMAVAFLPVKGEWVEVVAGLAVVTMFTGNILAFVQGNIKRMLAYSSIAHTGYMLMGLTALSNQEGAFGGAAILYYLVAYCLTNLALFAVIGFISKQGEKLTEIEDFSGLGAKFPGLALVISICMASLIGIPPTAGFFAKYFLFSAVIQQGFAWLAVLGIINSILSVYYYLRVIVVMYFKEPRADWSDTAGIVPARIVGVICAVMIIWAGVGASSLFYMVPGAQPLMAWAKTSIASLF, from the coding sequence ATGAACATGGAAATCCACTGGCTCTCGATCATGCCCATCATCATCACGGTGGTGGCGGGTTTGGCCCTGACCTTCTTCCGTACCCCCGCGCTGCTCGGCGGGATCTCACTCTCGGCCCTGGCGCTCGCCGCCATGACCGCGGGGATCGACCTGATCCAGAGCCCGGCCGGCTTCAAGCGCGTCCTCTTCCACGGGGTCGTGACCTTCGACGCCTACAGCCACTTCTTCACCCTGCTGCTGCTCGGTTGCGCAGCGCTTACCCTGGTCGCGGCCTGGGCCTACTTCCCTCGTGAGAAGATGGCCCAGAGCGAGGTCTACTCCCTGTTGATGCTCAGCCTCTCGGGGATGCTGATCCTCCCGGCGGCGACCCACCTGATCACGGTCTTCATCGCCATCGAGATCATGTCGATCGCGATCTACGCCTTGGTCGGCGCCCGTCGCCTGGACGTGAAGGGCAACGAGTCGTCGGTCAAGTACTTCCTGCTCGGCGCCTTCGCCTCGGGCATCATCCTCTACGGCATCGCGCTGACCTACGGCGCGGCCGGCTCGGCTCACTTCGATGGCCTGCGCGCCTTCGCGGCGAGCCCCGATGCTGCCAAGCTGCCGCTCTTCATCGCGGGCATCGCGATGCTGATCATCGGCTTCGGCTTCAAGGTGGCGGCGGCTCCGTTCCACGCCTGGACTCCGGACGTGTACGAGGGCGCTCCCGCCCCCATCACCGGCTTCATGTCGACCGCGGTCAAGGCCGCCTCGTTCGCCTTCATCCTCCGCACCATGGCGGTGGCCTTCCTGCCCGTCAAGGGCGAGTGGGTCGAGGTGGTCGCGGGCCTGGCCGTCGTCACCATGTTCACCGGTAACATCCTGGCGTTCGTTCAGGGCAACATCAAGCGCATGCTGGCTTACTCCAGCATCGCCCACACCGGCTACATGCTCATGGGCCTCACCGCCCTGTCGAACCAGGAAGGCGCTTTCGGGGGCGCGGCGATCCTGTACTACCTGGTCGCTTACTGCCTGACGAACCTCGCCCTCTTCGCGGTGATCGGCTTCATCAGCAAGCAGGGCGAGAAGCTGACGGAGATCGAGGACTTCTCGGGCCTGGGCGCCAAGTTCCCCGGCCTCGCGCTGGTCATCTCGATCTGCATGGCGAGCCTCATCGGTATCCCGCCCACGGCCGGCTTCTTCGCGAAGTACTTCCTGTTCAGCGCCGTGATCCAGCAGGGCTTCGCCTGGCTGGCGGTGCTGGGTATCATCAACTCGATCCTCTCGGTCTACTACTACCTGCGGGTGATCGTGGTGATGTACTTCAAGGAGCCCCGCGCCGACTGGAGCGACACCGCGGGCATCGTGCCGGCGCGCATCGTCGGCGTGATCTGCGCCGTGATGATCATCTGGGCCGGGGTGGGCGCAAGCAGCCTCTTCTACATGGTCCCCGGGGCGCAGCCTCTGATGGCCTGGGCCAAGACCTCGATCGCAAGCCTCTTCTAA